The nucleotide sequence CCCACTGATGCATCATTTGGTGCGTTCAAAATACAATGAAAATCATTTCATCTATTGTACCAGTGGTTTTACGGCGGTTACCAATCAATACCTAAGTCAGCGGCTGAAAGAACTGTTAGAGTTTATTGATGAAAATAAATGTCGCCAGCTTGGTAAACCCCACCGGCTTTTTAATTTCCAATATGCCCAGGATGATATAGTTGGTTACCTGAAGGGTATAGCAAGGCAAAATGAGGAAACAAAGGCTTTTTATATTGCTTGCCGTTTGTGCAGGGTTATTGCTTTGCTTCTGGAAACTGAGGATTTGGCTAAAATACGGGAATTTGCAGATGAGAAACTCCGGTTAATTTCTGCCATGGAGCCTGGCAGAATGGAGCCTGAATTTATTCAGACCCTTAAGGGTCGGATCAGGGAATTTGAGGCAGAATTGGTGTGGGCGCATTTTGGCATCGATATGAAACAAGTGGATCATCTCCGGCTTCATTTTTACACAGGCCAGATCTTTCCCGAATATCCCGACTATAACCTTGATGTGCTGCCTATATACAGATTAATGGAGCAAATCAAACCTACTGTGATCACCTTGGCGCTCGACCCTGAAGGAAGCGGCCCTGATACCCATTTTAAAACCCTGGTGGCCCTTTCCGAGGCCATTGATAAATATGTAAAAGAATATCCGGAAATGAATCTTAAAATATGGGGCTATCGCAATGTATGGTCAAGATTTGATCTTTCCGAAGCCAACATGGTTTTCCCCATTTCTTTGAATTCATTTGCCGTATTGCACAACATGTTCCACAGTTGCTTCCTGAGCCAGAAATCTGCATCCTTCCCAAGCCACGAACTGGATGGTTCGTTCAGTGAACTGGCTCAGAAAATCTGGGTGGAGCAGGGAAGGAACCTGATCAACCTGCTGGGTAATGAATATTTCTACGAAAACCCCAATCCCTTGATGAGAAGAACTTACGGAGCGATTCTGATTAAGGAAATGAATTACCAGGAATTTTCAGAGCACATCAAAATGTTGCGCAGGCTGTTAAAAGGAAAAGAGGAGTTAAACCGATAAAATAAATAACATGGAATTACAAGCATTAGACTGGGTCATTATTGCCATTTTCTTTGGTATTCTTTTAACAATTGGATATGTTGCTTCCAGAGGAGCAGGTAAAAGTGCGGCAAGTTTTTTCCTCTCCGGAAGGAATATGCCCTGGTGGCTGCTGGGCGTATCCATGGTTGCTACCACCTTTTCTGCTGATACGCCTAACCTGGTAACGGATATGGTGCGAACCGACGGGGTAGCTGCCAACTGGCTCTGGTGGGCATTCCTGTTGACCGGAATGTTGACCGTTTTTGTTTATGCAAAGTTGTGGAACCGTTCGCAGGTTTTAACAGATAATGAATTTTATGAGATACGATATAGTGGCAAACCCGCTGAATTTTTGAGGGTTTTCCGTGGAGTATATCTGGGATTGTTTTTCAATGTATTTGTGATAGCTACCGTTTGTCTTGCTTTTATTAAGATCGTCGGTGTGATGATGGGCATCAATACCACCATGGCCCTGATTATTGCTTCTGTTATTGTATTGTTTTATGCAGGCTTAGGTGGATTGAAATCTATCTTATGGACCGATCTGTTTCAGTTTTCCTTTGCCTTGTTCGGAGCCATCATAGCAGCCGTATATGCGGTTAATTCTCCTCAAATAGGAGGGCTGTCAGAACTTTTTAGTCATCCGGCCGTAAAGGAAAACCTTAATCTGCTCCCGAGCCTTTCAAATCCGACCGTGTTTCTGGGTGTGTTTTTAATACCCATTGCTGTTCAATGGTGGGCTGCCTGGTATCCGGGAGCCGAACCCGGCGGCGGAGGCTATGTTGTACAGCGGATGCTGTCGGCCAAAAGCGAGAAACATGCCACAGGGGCTACCCTTTTGTTCAATTTCTTTCACTATGCCATTCGACCCTGGCCCTGGATAATCGTAGGATTGGCTTCTATCATAGTATATCCGGATTTACAGGCTCTTAGTGATGCTTTTCCGGAGATGAAGACACAGTATATCCAGAATGACATGGCTTATCCGGCAATGTTGCAAAGAGTCCTTCCGGTAGGACTCCTGGGTTTGGTTGTAGCTTCACTGATTGCTGCCTTTATGTCTACTGTGGCTTCTCAACTGAACTGGGGGAGTTCCTATCTGGTGAACGATTTTTATGGCAGGGTGATAAACAAAAATGCAACCCAAAAACAACGCGTCCTTTTCGGAAGACTTTCCACTGTCTTTCTTATGATTGTTGCCGTATTGCTTGCTCTTTCCCTGGAGAACGCCCTGCAGGTTTTCCGGTATCTTTTGATGATCGGCGCAGGAACCGGCCTGATTTATATACTTCGTTGGTTCTGGTGGAGGATCAATGCTTATTCGGAAATTGCTGCCATGGGAGCAGCGGTACTTTTTTCCTTATTTTTTATCATTCTGGAGAACTATGCCCCTACAGTGGGAGGGAAGATTGAAATATTAGGAGTTTCCATGAGAGAGAGCTACTGGGACAACTTTAAATTTGTAGGCATCGTGTTGCTTGTTACCGTAACCTGGATCACCGTATCATACCTGGCACGTCCTACAGACAAACATGTCCTGCGAAGTTTTTATCGTAAGATCAAGCCCGGAGGTCCGGGATGGAAAGCTGTTGTGGAAGGTGCCAGAAAAGAAGGTATTGAGCTTGAAAAAGTGAAGGACCAAAGGTGGGATGTGCCTACCGGCATACTCTGTATGGTCCTTGGATCCATTTCTATTTACAGCATCCTGTTCTCTATAGGTATGTTCCTCTACGGAAATGTTCAGAACGGTTTCATCTTCACCGCTATATTCCTTATTTCAGGCTTGTTGTTGATGAAATACTGGAGACAGTTGAAAGAGCTTTAAGAGTAAAAATTTGTTATAGATATAATCATTCTTTTGTTTAACCTTAAACCCGATTGCTTATGAAACACACGCGATTTTATTTATCACAGGATTCGCCTGATCCTTTGTTTTGGTGATGGGAATCATTTATTTATTAATTCAACATGTATTATGTAAACATTGACTGTATCACAAATTTTAAAATGTTTCTATTTAAAATCAGATCTATGAGACACTTAACTTTTATTTTAATTCTATTGCTCTTCGCTGGTTTCACGGCGAGGGCACAACAAGAAGTCTCTGGTACGGTGACCAATGCCGAGTCAGGCGAGCCGATACCAGGAGTAA is from Bacteroidales bacterium and encodes:
- a CDS encoding Na+:solute symporter yields the protein MELQALDWVIIAIFFGILLTIGYVASRGAGKSAASFFLSGRNMPWWLLGVSMVATTFSADTPNLVTDMVRTDGVAANWLWWAFLLTGMLTVFVYAKLWNRSQVLTDNEFYEIRYSGKPAEFLRVFRGVYLGLFFNVFVIATVCLAFIKIVGVMMGINTTMALIIASVIVLFYAGLGGLKSILWTDLFQFSFALFGAIIAAVYAVNSPQIGGLSELFSHPAVKENLNLLPSLSNPTVFLGVFLIPIAVQWWAAWYPGAEPGGGGYVVQRMLSAKSEKHATGATLLFNFFHYAIRPWPWIIVGLASIIVYPDLQALSDAFPEMKTQYIQNDMAYPAMLQRVLPVGLLGLVVASLIAAFMSTVASQLNWGSSYLVNDFYGRVINKNATQKQRVLFGRLSTVFLMIVAVLLALSLENALQVFRYLLMIGAGTGLIYILRWFWWRINAYSEIAAMGAAVLFSLFFIILENYAPTVGGKIEILGVSMRESYWDNFKFVGIVLLVTVTWITVSYLARPTDKHVLRSFYRKIKPGGPGWKAVVEGARKEGIELEKVKDQRWDVPTGILCMVLGSISIYSILFSIGMFLYGNVQNGFIFTAIFLISGLLLMKYWRQLKEL